A segment of the bacterium genome:
ATACGGCTTGTAGGAGATCCTTCGGAAAACGGAAAACGGAACGATTATACGATTAACGATTCACGACTAACGATTCACGATTTAGCTGGTAGATTAGTTAAGTCTTTTGGGTCAGGAGACCCAAAACTACCCAAGCTCAATAACTCAAGTATGGGATGGTAGTGATGATAGAGGGAACAGACTACCGAGTGGCATATATTTTTGTAAGTTAAAAGTAGGAAATGATAGTTTAACCAAGCAACTGCTTTTACTTAGGTGAAGCTGTATAGTAATATCAAATATCAAAAAGCAAATATGAGCCACAGATTTCACCGATAAATGATGAAACCACAAATGAACACAAATATATGAATTTAGTGTGTATTCGTGTATATTCGTGGTTAAAAATCTGTGTAATCTGTGACATAATTTTTGCATTTTTAACATTTAATTTCACTTAATATGTGTGGTGTTATAGGTATACTTGGTGATTCTATTGTGGCACCAGATTTATGGGTCGGTCTCATTTCTATGCAACATAGGGGGCAGGATGCGGCTGGAATTGTAACTTACTCAGGAGACCGCTTCCATTTGAAGAAAGGTAAAGGTACAGTTCAATCTCTGTTTACTGAAGCAGATATTAATAGACTTATTGGTAATGTAGGGATTGGTCATGTCAGGTATCCAACAATTGGGGCAGGTGACCCGGAAGATGCGCAGCCATTTTATACAAATACGCCTTATGGTATAGCAATAGCACATAATGGTAATGTAATAAACTACAGTGAGCTCAAAAGTTGGCTTATCCATCACCAGCGTCATATAAATACGAGTTGTGATGCAGAAGTCATCCTTAATCTATTAGCTTTAGAACTTGAAGAGAAGTCTATATTTGATGCAGTTTGTGGTGTAATGGATAAAGTTAATGGTAGCTACTCTTGTGTTGCTTTCATTGCTAACCATGGCTTACTTGCATTTAGAGACCCACACGGAGTGAAGCCACTTAAATTTGGGAGACGGGATAAAAGTTTTTGTTTTGCATCTGAGTCAGTAGCCCTTGATACACTTGGCTATGAGATAAGTAGAGATGTAGCTCCTGGTGAAGCAATATTTGTTAGTTTAAAAGGGAAGGTGAGTTCAAAACAGATTAAGAAGGCGTTCCCTCGGCATTGTATATTTGAATACATTTATTTTGCACGCCCTGATTCTATACTTGACAGCATTCCTGTATATGAAGCAAGATTTAATCTTGGTAAAGAGTTAGGTAAAGAGGTGATGCAGTTAGGTCTAAAGCCAGATGTCGTCATTCCTGTCCCTGATACAGCGAGGACAACGGCACAGGCACTGGCACATTCTATTGGGGTACCACACAGGGAAGGTCTTATAAAGAATAGGTATATTGCAAGAACATTTATAATGCCAAGAGATACCAGGCGTATGGAATATGTCAGGTATAAACTTAACCCAATAAGATATGAAATAGAAGGTAAGCGTGTATTACTTGTAGACGACTCTATTGTGAGGGGGACGACCTCAAAGGCTATAGTGACACTCGTCCGCAAAGCTAAACCGAAGGCAGTGTATTTTGCATCTTCCTGTCCACCTCTTAAGTATCCCTGCTTCTATGGTATAGATATGCAGACAAGACAAGAGTTTATAGCAAGAAAGAAGAGTATAACTGAGATAAGAGCTGAAATAGGGGCGGATGAACTCGTATACCAGTCATTTAAAGGCATGCTGAAAGCAGTAGGAGGTGAGACCTCAAGTAATAAGACCTCGTATTGTACGGCTTGCTTTAGTGGCAAGTATCCAACTAAAATACCTGAGCGAGAGATAAGAAGGATTGAAAAAGAGCGCTCTCAAAGCTAAAACTTTGAGTTACAAAGGAGTGCTCTCAAGCTTTAAGTTACAAATTTTGTAACTCAACCCTTTAGGGTTGATAATTTAGAATATGAAAAAATTTAAATCATTTCCATTTATTGTTTGCGTGATTGGGTTTGGTTGTCAAAAGAATATAGCCAAAGTTGGTAATATCAAGATTACTAAGAACGACCTCTTGTATGAAGCACAAGTAGAATCAGTATATTGTGGTAAACTGCCATCCAATGATAAGGCACTGTTTAAACTTATCCAGAATGCAATATACGAAGATATAGCTATTAAACAGGGTATAGAGATATCTGATTCTATGCTACAAGCTGAGTCTACAAGAGTTAACCGTGAAACGAAAGCACCTCAACTACTTTATGCTGTTAAGCTTGTATTTGGTAAAGATAAGCGCTCTTATCTTAGACTATACCTTAAACCAATACTTGTTAACCAGTTACTTTACGGTAAGTTCTATTATTCTGATGAGTTCCAAGGCGATAGATACAATATTGCTAAGAATATTTTAGAAAAATGGCTATCAGATACAAGTTTTAGGGATACTGCATTTTATCACTCGTGGAAATATACGAAAGGAGGGGGTAAAACTTTACTCCCATACGATGTCGCTATCCCTGTAGAGTTAAGTGGGGTTGAGTCTATACTTGATTCACTTCCTATAGGTAAAATTTATCCTGAAATAATTGATGACAGGCTAAGCTATCGGGTTATTAGGCTTATAGGACGTAGTAGAGATGAGTATAAAGTTGACGGCTTTGCCATAGAAAAACATCCATTTGATACATGGTTTCAAGCCCAGTTACCAGGTATTTCTCTTCATATTTATGACAAACCGCTTCGTAAGGAAGTAGTCGAGTTAGTTAAGAATACTTATTGGACAAAAGTGCCAGGGCTTACTGAAACTCAATGTCTAAAATAACCAAAAAGGGTATCAGTAGAGTAAGCTAATGGAGTTTTGAATAATGAGTGTCGTGTTTCGGAAATCAATTTTGATACTGGTAGTGGTTGTAATCTTTAGCTATGTATGGGGTGATTGGAACACAATAAAAATAGGGACACTCCCTACTTTTCTTTACCAAGTAGCAGTAGGGGATGGCAGAAACGATGGTATAGACCGCGTTTATGTATCTACCTATGATGGCTACATATACGAAGGGACATACTATGGAGGCTGGTCTTGGGTAGAGGTTGGGCATTCCGATTCTGAGCGTATGCTTGATGTTACTGTAGGCAATGGTAGAGGTGATGGTATAAACCGAGTTTATGGAGGTTCTCAAAGCACAGCATATGAATTTACATATACACCGGGAGGATGGAATAGAATGGAACTCGGCGTTTCCGCATTCTCTAGAGAAGTATGGGTATGTGATGGTAGAGACGATGATATAATGCGTGTCTATGCAGGGTCTGGTGGTCTAAAAGAATGCACTTGGAATGGTAGTTCATGGGATGCGCTTAATATTGGTGAGTCTATAAACTGGCATTTTGGTATTGGAGCTGGAAGGAGCGATGATACAAATAGAATTTATTGTCCGGGTGCAGCCAGTTCATCTATTAGAGAATACACATGGAATAGCTCCTCCTACGATGAATCAATTATTGGCAATTTATCATTTTCACCTCTTCTCAGAATGGGTGGGAAGAAGTTGATATATCCCCGGATGCGCCATCGCTTAATCGGTTTGGTTTATGTCTTGGTAGGACAAGGAGTGATGGCCGTATTCGTGTGTATAGTGTAGCACAATATGGTGATATCCGTGAGCAATCTTGGGATGGTAGTTCATGGGTTGATAGTGTAGTAGATGCTGTAACGGGTGCATCAGCTAGTTTAACTGTTGGTATAGGAAGAAACGATGATACCTCCCGTATCTATGCTACAAGCGTTAGAGACAGTGGTGTATACGAATTTACCAATACCGACCCCTATGTGGGTACAGAACTCGCTTCTCGGACTATTAGTGTTAATTATACGCTGGACCAAAACCTACCTAATCCATTCAGAGATAAGACTATCATCTCCTATTTGGTTACAAAATTATGCGAGGTGGTTATCGAAGTTTATGATTTATCTGGTAGACTTGTAAAAGAGCTTGTGCATGGAGTATTAAAACCGGGTCAGTATAGGGTGAGTTGGGATGGTAGAGATTCTGATGATAAAAACATTCCATCCGGTATTTACTTCTGTAAACTTCGGGTAGAGAATTTTTTTATAGTGAGTAAGAAATTGATTTTAATTAGATAAATAGTTACGATATACTTAAAATTATGTATAAATCTATAGTGGCTCTTATGTTATTGCTATCTCTTATTATTTATAGTGGATGGATATTCTATCGCATGGACTAAGACATATGGTGGAAGTGGCTCAGAGAACGGTCGCTCAGTTCGGCAGACAGCAGATGGTGGTTATATAGTTGTTGGTGGAACATCTTCTTATGGAGCTGGTGGCTTTGATATATGGCTCATAAAGACAGATTTTCTTGGTTATGTGTATGGGGTGAAGGAAAACAAGTTACAACCCCTAAATTCCAAATCCAAAATGGAAGTATATCCTAATCCATTCACCAGAACTACAGAAATCAGAATACAGGACACAGGATACAGATTGCACTTTTAATTTTAAACTTTGAATTATATTGGAGGTGATGTCTATGATTGTGTGATGGGGAGTGATGGGATGGGCTTTTGGGGTGCCTATGAACACCATTAGTAAAATCAAATATCAAAAATCAAAATGCAAAAATG
Coding sequences within it:
- the purF gene encoding amidophosphoribosyltransferase is translated as MCGVIGILGDSIVAPDLWVGLISMQHRGQDAAGIVTYSGDRFHLKKGKGTVQSLFTEADINRLIGNVGIGHVRYPTIGAGDPEDAQPFYTNTPYGIAIAHNGNVINYSELKSWLIHHQRHINTSCDAEVILNLLALELEEKSIFDAVCGVMDKVNGSYSCVAFIANHGLLAFRDPHGVKPLKFGRRDKSFCFASESVALDTLGYEISRDVAPGEAIFVSLKGKVSSKQIKKAFPRHCIFEYIYFARPDSILDSIPVYEARFNLGKELGKEVMQLGLKPDVVIPVPDTARTTAQALAHSIGVPHREGLIKNRYIARTFIMPRDTRRMEYVRYKLNPIRYEIEGKRVLLVDDSIVRGTTSKAIVTLVRKAKPKAVYFASSCPPLKYPCFYGIDMQTRQEFIARKKSITEIRAEIGADELVYQSFKGMLKAVGGETSSNKTSYCTACFSGKYPTKIPEREIRRIEKERSQS
- a CDS encoding FlgD immunoglobulin-like domain containing protein, producing MYSVAQYGDIREQSWDGSSWVDSVVDAVTGASASLTVGIGRNDDTSRIYATSVRDSGVYEFTNTDPYVGTELASRTISVNYTLDQNLPNPFRDKTIISYLVTKLCEVVIEVYDLSGRLVKELVHGVLKPGQYRVSWDGRDSDDKNIPSGIYFCKLRVENFFIVSKKLILIR